The Arctopsyche grandis isolate Sample6627 chromosome 5, ASM5162203v2, whole genome shotgun sequence genome includes a window with the following:
- the Surf4 gene encoding surfeit locus protein 4 isoform X1: protein MQLPEDYLTKAEDVADQVQRKGKHILPTVARFCLISTFFEDGLRMWFQWNEQREYMDMSWGCGWFLAMVFVLVNLIGQLGGCVMVLGRLKVDIACGVLFFIVVLQTFAYSILWDMQFLLRNLALIGALLLVLAESKVEGRSLFAGVPSLGENRPKNYLQLTGRVLLAFMFITLLRFEFSFLQIIQNIVGGILMVLVTIGYKTKLSALILVVMLTILNFYHNAWWAIPSYKPLRDFLKYDFFQTLSVIGGLLMIVSLGPGGVSMDEHKKKW, encoded by the exons ATGCAGCTGCCCGAAGACTATCTCACCAAAGCCGAGGATGTCGCAGACCAG GTGCAACGAAAGGGCAAACACATTTTGCCGACGGTAGCGAGGTTTTGTCTGATATCGACATTCTTCGAAGATGGCCTCAGAATGTGGTTCCAGTGGAACGAGCAGAGGGAGTACATGGACATGTCGTGGGGCTGCGGCTGGTTCCTGGCGATGGTGTTCGTTCTAGTCAACCTGATTGGACAACTGGGTGGATGCGTCATGGTGTTGGGCCGACTCAAAGTCGACATCGCTTGCGGTGTGCTTTTCTTCATTGTAGTATTGCAA ACATTCGCATACAGTATACTCTGGGATATGCAATTCCTGTTGCGGAACCTGGCGTTGATCGGTGCTCTCCTGTTGGTGCTGGCCGAGTCGAAAGTCGAAGGCCGCAGCTTGTTTGCCGGCGTGCCGTCGCTCGGTGAAAATCGCCCCAAAAACTATCTGCAATTGACGGGACGAGTCTTGCTCGCTTTTATGTTCATCACGCTGTTGCGTTTCGAGTTTTCATTTTTGCAG atcATCCAAAACATAGTCGGTGGAATATTGATGGTGTTGGTCACAATTGGTTACAAAACCAAACTATCAGCCCTGATTTTAGTAGTGATGCTCACAATTCTCAATTTCTATCACAACGCCTGGTGGGCAATTCCTTCTTATAAGCCTCTTAGAGATTTCCTCAAATACGATTTCTTCCAG ACGCTATCTGTCATTGGCGGTCTTCTGATGATCGTTTCGCTGGGTCCCGGTGGAGTGTCGATGGACGAACACAAGAAGAAATGGTAG
- the Uck gene encoding uridine-cytidine kinase isoform X1 yields MAGETSCNGENGCASASWRAAPGKTPFLIGVAGGTASGKSTVCKKIMEKLGQVDMDHTERQVVCVSQDSFYRELTNAEKLKADKGLFNFDHPDAFNNELILSTLQDILLGKKCEIPVYDYRRNSICPNQVTVIYPADVVLFEGILVFYFPKIRDLFHMKLFVDTDSDTRLARRVPRDIIERGRDLEQVLNQYMNFVKPAFEEFCSPTKKFADVIIPRGADNTVAIDLIVHHIWDIMKQKNQMLSGGSGDENGWGSLGSPQRTFAPSNNGTSNGPTSLTAPHRRVSEDNLNR; encoded by the exons ATGGCCGGCGAAACGAGCTGCAACGGCGAGAACGGGTGCGCCTCGGCCTCCTGGAGGGCGGCTCCCGGGAAGACCCCTTTCCTGATCGGAGTCGCCGGAGGCACGGCCAGCGGAAAG TCCACGGTTTGCAAGAAAATCATGGAGAAGTTGGGCCAAGTGGACATGGACCACACCGAGAGGCAAGTCGTCTGCGTCAGCCAAGACTCCTTCTATCGCGAACTGACCAACGCCGAAAAACTCAAGGCCGACAAGGGGCTCTTCAACTTCGATCACCCCGACGCCTTCAACAACGAACTGATCCTCTCCACGCTGCAGGACATTCTCCTCGGCAAAAAGTGCGAAATACCCGTCTACGACTACAGAAGGAATTCCAT CTGTCCCAATCAAGTGACCGTGATCTATCCGGCCGATGTCGTATTATTCGAAGGTATTCTAGTATTCTACTTTCCGAAAATCAGAGATTTGTTTCACATGAAACTATTCGTCGACACGGATTCGGACACGAGGCTGGCCCGCAGAG TGCCACGCGACATAATAGAGAGAGGACGAGATTTGGAGCAGGTGCTAAATCAGTATATGAATTTTGTTAAGCCtgcatttgaagaattctgttCGCCC ACTAAGAAATTCGCCGACGTAATAATTCCGAGAGGTGCCGATAATACCG TCGCTATCGACCTTATCGTCCACCACATCTGGGATATAATGAAGCAAAAAAACCAAATGTTATCTGGCGGCAGCGGCGACGAAAATGGTTGGGGCTCCTTGGGCAGCCCCCAGCGCACGTTCGCCCCTTCAAATAACGGAACTTCAAACGGACCCACTTCACTAACGGCTCCCCATCGACGTGTTTCCGAGGATAATCTCAAccgataa
- the Uck gene encoding uridine-cytidine kinase isoform X2, whose product MAGETSCNGENGCASASWRAAPGKTPFLIGVAGGTASGKSTVCKKIMEKLGQVDMDHTERQVVCVSQDSFYRELTNAEKLKADKGLFNFDHPDAFNNELILSTLQDILLGKKCEIPVYDYRRNSICPNQVTVIYPADVVLFEGILVFYFPKIRDLFHMKLFVDTDSDTRLARRVPRDIIERGRDLEQVLNQYMNFVKPAFEEFCSPTKKFADVIIPRGADNTVAIDLIVQHIKDFLNGRVMRYQTHTPEQSPAVVSEASSPTLETLPCSQPTSPQRGSTRRVTIPTRPH is encoded by the exons ATGGCCGGCGAAACGAGCTGCAACGGCGAGAACGGGTGCGCCTCGGCCTCCTGGAGGGCGGCTCCCGGGAAGACCCCTTTCCTGATCGGAGTCGCCGGAGGCACGGCCAGCGGAAAG TCCACGGTTTGCAAGAAAATCATGGAGAAGTTGGGCCAAGTGGACATGGACCACACCGAGAGGCAAGTCGTCTGCGTCAGCCAAGACTCCTTCTATCGCGAACTGACCAACGCCGAAAAACTCAAGGCCGACAAGGGGCTCTTCAACTTCGATCACCCCGACGCCTTCAACAACGAACTGATCCTCTCCACGCTGCAGGACATTCTCCTCGGCAAAAAGTGCGAAATACCCGTCTACGACTACAGAAGGAATTCCAT CTGTCCCAATCAAGTGACCGTGATCTATCCGGCCGATGTCGTATTATTCGAAGGTATTCTAGTATTCTACTTTCCGAAAATCAGAGATTTGTTTCACATGAAACTATTCGTCGACACGGATTCGGACACGAGGCTGGCCCGCAGAG TGCCACGCGACATAATAGAGAGAGGACGAGATTTGGAGCAGGTGCTAAATCAGTATATGAATTTTGTTAAGCCtgcatttgaagaattctgttCGCCC ACTAAGAAATTCGCCGACGTAATAATTCCGAGAGGTGCCGATAATACCG TTGCGATAGATTTGATAGTGCAGCACATAAAAGATTTCCTCAACGGTAGAGTGATGCGGTACCAAACGCACACTCCAGAACAGTCCCCAGCTGTAGTGTCGGAAGCGTCTTCGCCAACACTGGAAACTTTGCCCTGTTCACAACCGACCAGTCCTCAACGAGGGTCGACGCGAAGAGTGACCATACCGACGAGACCTcattaa
- the Surf4 gene encoding surfeit locus protein 4 isoform X2, with product MASKFVQRKGKHILPTVARFCLISTFFEDGLRMWFQWNEQREYMDMSWGCGWFLAMVFVLVNLIGQLGGCVMVLGRLKVDIACGVLFFIVVLQTFAYSILWDMQFLLRNLALIGALLLVLAESKVEGRSLFAGVPSLGENRPKNYLQLTGRVLLAFMFITLLRFEFSFLQIIQNIVGGILMVLVTIGYKTKLSALILVVMLTILNFYHNAWWAIPSYKPLRDFLKYDFFQTLSVIGGLLMIVSLGPGGVSMDEHKKKW from the exons ATGGCGtccaaattt GTGCAACGAAAGGGCAAACACATTTTGCCGACGGTAGCGAGGTTTTGTCTGATATCGACATTCTTCGAAGATGGCCTCAGAATGTGGTTCCAGTGGAACGAGCAGAGGGAGTACATGGACATGTCGTGGGGCTGCGGCTGGTTCCTGGCGATGGTGTTCGTTCTAGTCAACCTGATTGGACAACTGGGTGGATGCGTCATGGTGTTGGGCCGACTCAAAGTCGACATCGCTTGCGGTGTGCTTTTCTTCATTGTAGTATTGCAA ACATTCGCATACAGTATACTCTGGGATATGCAATTCCTGTTGCGGAACCTGGCGTTGATCGGTGCTCTCCTGTTGGTGCTGGCCGAGTCGAAAGTCGAAGGCCGCAGCTTGTTTGCCGGCGTGCCGTCGCTCGGTGAAAATCGCCCCAAAAACTATCTGCAATTGACGGGACGAGTCTTGCTCGCTTTTATGTTCATCACGCTGTTGCGTTTCGAGTTTTCATTTTTGCAG atcATCCAAAACATAGTCGGTGGAATATTGATGGTGTTGGTCACAATTGGTTACAAAACCAAACTATCAGCCCTGATTTTAGTAGTGATGCTCACAATTCTCAATTTCTATCACAACGCCTGGTGGGCAATTCCTTCTTATAAGCCTCTTAGAGATTTCCTCAAATACGATTTCTTCCAG ACGCTATCTGTCATTGGCGGTCTTCTGATGATCGTTTCGCTGGGTCCCGGTGGAGTGTCGATGGACGAACACAAGAAGAAATGGTAG
- the ubl gene encoding ubiquitin-like protein 5, which yields MLEITCNDRLGKKVRVKCNPDDTIGDLKKLIAAQTGTRCDKIVLKKWYTIFKDHIKLADYEIHDGMNLELYYQ from the exons ATGTTGGAAATAACTTGTAACGACCGTCTGGGCAAAAAGGTAAGAGTCAAGTGCAATCCGGACGACACCATCGGGGATTTGAAAAAGTTGATAGCCGCCCAGACTGGAACCCGCTGCGACAAAATCGTCTTGAAAAAATGGTACACCATCTTCAAGGACCACATCAAATTGGCCGACT ATGAAATTCACGACGGAATGAACTTGGAACTGTACTACCAATGA
- the sud1 gene encoding prolyl 3-hydroxylase sud1, translating into MDENNVSGEAPSEQLPKATRRESTSSMDDCSEVDTLCTADKTSLDHSENENHTSPPKEESVENEVYNMAEDAENIGNLDLDDEEPNDRAPKRPMAIITIDDSDSDDSSICHVESYQATASEAKKLRKGYSSSDQSSSPLSSSSESETECELSDIIYSMPSKLSSCEIIPKKTLSLDKIKLNECFNSNQVNDEFLSHWSKGEPFTSKNITLHSDPFQICIVDEFLNDVDIINNIVEDMNTLDWYRKTMDLYEFHRTADLSEISWQRNIKAVYELLKNDVMKWVAQITNSNLTHVSASCALYGPGDHLLLHDDLLEDRKIAFILYLAPWNLPDNSREQSPDGQVCQDVTNGPSTINLSRVDDGNRKEKGWSKSMGGALEFFASDDKIQPTFATKSLLPCNNTFAFFKVNERSFHQVAEVKTFDFPRLTINGWFHGPSDDKEEEAKSDEKLPEVHACHRPNSDVFQHDLTQWINTMYLTPKYKYQILQQFEQTPETSLNRYFVQKQYDDVVNVLRNDTIPWENCGPINLRNYQILPMNKISGEHATPLKNIIDIMTSKHFINLLKDYTGYPILSYCKLEVQKWSSGNYTVIPMKEEYSVGEIDVSIYLGSSEKQSKGGIVTYLNPEDADSEPFVSIDPQNNVLNIVHSDAGITKFTKYISKLSVSRDEHHYAIVCSYRNTEPPN; encoded by the exons ATGGACGAGAACAACGTAAGTGGAGAAGCGCCTTCTGAACAACTACCGAAGGCTACTAGAAGAGAAAGTACGTCTAGCATGGATGACTGTTCCGAAGTCGACACGTTGTGCACCGCAGATAAAACCAGCCTGGATCATTCCGAAAACGAGAATCACACTTCACCGCCGAAGGAGGAGAGTGTCGAAAATGAAGTATACAATATGGCTGAAGATGCGGAAAATATCGGTAATCTGGACCTCGATGATGAGGAACCAAATGATAGAGCACCGAAACGCCCGATGGCGATTATAACGATAGACGACTCGGACAGTGACGATTCTTCCATATGCCATGTCGAATCATATCAAGCTACAGCTTCGGAAgcgaaaaaattaagaaaag GTTACTCATCGTCGGACCAGTCTTCATCGCCTTTGTCATCCAGTAGTGAAAGTGAGACCGAATGTGAACTTtctgatataatatacagtaTGCCGTCAAAGTTGTCATCGTGCGAAATAATTCCTAAAAAGACCCTGTCCTTGGATAAAATTAAGCTCAACGAGTGTTTCAACTCTAATCAGGTCAACGATGAATTCCTATCACACTGGTCGAAAGGGGAACCGTTCACCAGCAAAAACATAACACTGCACTCGGATCCATTTCAGATTTGCATAGTCGACGAGTTTTTGAACGACGTagatataataaacaatatagTCGAAGATATGAATACGCTGGACTGGTACAGGAAAACGATGGACTTGTACGAGTTTCATAGGACGGCCGATCTGAGCGAAATATCGTGGCAACGGAATATCAAAGCCGTATACGAGTTGCTGAAGAACGATGTTATGAAATGGGTGGCTCAGATCACCAACAGTAACCTGACGCACGTGTCGGCTTCGTGTGCCTTGTATGGCCCCGGCGATCATCTTCTGCTGCACGACGATTTGCTCGAGGATAGAAAGATAGCCTTCATATTGTATTTGGCGCCTTGGAATCTACCCGATAATAGTCGAGAGCAGTCCCCCGACGGACAAGTTTGCCAAGATGTTACAAATGGTCCGTCTACTATTAATCTGTCTAGAGTAGACGACGGTAATAGGAAAGAG aaaGGATGGTCAAAATCAATGGGAGGAGCGTTAGAATTTTTTGCATCGGATGATAAAATACAACCGACGTTTGCTACAAAGTCATTATTACCGTGTAATAacacatttgcattcttcaAAGTCAACGAAAGATCGTTTCACCAG GTAGCCGAGGTTAAAACGTTTGACTTTCCGAGGTTGACTATCAATGGCTGGTTCCACGGACCGTCGGACGATAAGGAAGAAGAAGCAAAATCAGATGAAAAGCTACCAGAGGTCCATGCATGCCATAGGCCGAACAGTGATGTG TTTCAGCACGATCTCACCCAGTGGATCAATACCATGTACTTAACGCCGAAATATAAATATCAGATTCTGCAGCAGTTCGAGCAAACGCCCGAGACGAGTCTCAACAGATATTTTGTACAAAAACAATACGATGATGTTGTCAACGTTTTACGGAACGATA CTATTCCTTGGGAGAATTGTGGTCCAATAAATCTGAGAAATTACCAAATACTACCAATGAATAAAATATCTGGCGAACATGCGACACCATTGAAAAATATCATCGATATAATGACCTCAAAACACTTTATCAATCTCCTGAAAGATTACACGGGATATCCTATCCTTTCCTATTGTAAGTTGGAAGTGCAAAAGTGGTCATCTGGAAATTATACA GTAATTCCGATGAAAGAGGAGTATTCAGTTGGTGAAATAGACGTGTCCATATATCTCGGCAGTTCTGAGAAACAGTCAAAAGGCGGCATCGTAACATATTTGAATCCCGAGGACGCCGACTCGGAGCCGTTCGTATCCATAGATCCGCAAAATAACGTGTTGAATATCGTGCACTCGGATGCTGGCATCACCAAGTTCACTAAATACATAAGCAAGTTGAGTGTCAGTCGAGACGAACACCACTACGCCATCGTATGCAGTTATAGAAACACCGAACCGCCCAATTGA
- the LOC143912046 gene encoding uncharacterized protein LOC143912046, with the protein MDDGVIIVLDYDNICRLCLQTRGALSDIFSGDLDDDTPSLHNQIADITDVPISITDNLPKKICHKCRYIVELCYELRTTVIKSNKLLCDSIETNDLIDEVAQAIKMTSGNVDFCSNENLTDLIANQSEEADETLLEDEIKSTKKSKRKDIKLNYFKDIDFHDDIKKELCPESGDMVIECKMEMSEDFDAKLEAERKEYVSSKDVVLDEIRIDDNESSEVNLLPELSDDGGSDGLMIRQKDIGLNDRPTKQQTCQLCLEVFSDRSSLISHVAEHYNDTNLVSYLSISKPFICQDCNINFTTKMDLIIHHREHLEINPYMCKIIGCNFDIRTKEALRHHMYTHAVKKFVCNQCGARYRRKVEMMRHKVRHLDEGRQFRCGLCFVICKNRLSLKAHLKNHENGRRFKCDFPGCPKAFFSNSDLTIHLRSHSNDKCFKCPSCICAYISRSQLNRHLRRHEKPGPTKCDKCSEIFDDYGSFCNHRIATHGEWQPHRCKGCNQGYQSEQQLQKHLTRCKVAMKMRTMSTDAMDISMEDVETSDLTYLINT; encoded by the exons ATGGACGACGGCGTGATCATCGTCTTGGATTATGACAACATTTGCAGATTGTGTCTGCAGACTCGCGGGGCGCTTTCGGACATCTTCAGCGGAGACCTGGACGACGACACTCCGAGTCTTCACAATCAGATCGCTGACATCACCGACGTTCCA ATATCCATAACGGACAATTTGCCCAAGAAAATATGCCACAAATGTCGATATATCGTCGAATTGTGTTACGAGCTTCGCACAACCGTCATCAAATCCAATAAGCTGCTGTGCGACTCGATCGAAACCAACGATCTCATAGACGAGGTTGCGCAAGCTATTAAAATGACTAGCGGTAATGTTGATTTTTGCAGCAATGAAAATTTGACAGATCTGATAGCCAATCAAAGCGAAGAAGCCGACGAAACTCTACTGGAGGATGAGATCAAATCGACCAAGAAGTCGAAGCGGAAAGACATcaagttgaattatttcaaagataTAGATTTTCACGATGATATTAAAAAGGAGTTGTGCCCCGAAAGCGGTGATATGGTCATCGAATGTAAAATGGAAATGTCTGAAGATTTCGATGCAAAGCTAGAAGCGGAAAGGAAAGAGTACGTTTCCAGCAAAGATGTAGTATTGGATGAAATTAGGATCGACGACAATGAAAGTTCGGAGGTGAATCTTTTGCCGGAACTGTCTGATGATGGAGGATCAG ACGGTTTAATGATACGACAGAAAGATATCGGACTGAACGATCGACCGACCAAACAGCAGACTTGCCAGCTATGCTTAGAAGTGTTTTCTGACCGTTCTTCCTTAATATCTCACGTAGCCGAACACTACAACGACACCAACCTTGTCTCTTACCTATCGATATCGAAACCTTTCATATGCCAAGattgtaatattaatttcaCCACTAAAATGGACCTAATTATACACCATCGAGAGCATTTAGAAATCAATCCATACATGTGCAAAATAATAGGCTGTAATTTCGACATTCGAACGAAG GAAGCTCTACGACATCACATGTATACGCATGCCGTGAAAAAGTTCGTATGTAATCAATGCGGTGCACGGTACAGACGCAAAGTTGAGATGATGCGTCACAAAGTGAGACATTTGGATGAGGGCCGTCAGTTCCGTTGCGGTCTCTGTTTCGTCATATGCAAAAATCGCCTTAGTCTGAAAGCGCATTTGAAGAATCATGAAAACGGAAGACG TTTCAAGTGTGACTTTCCCGGCTGTCCGAAGGCGTTCTTCTCCAACTCTGACTTGACgatacatttgagatctcattCTAACGACAAGTGCTTCAAATGTCCTTCTTGTATCTGTGCTTATATTTCACGCTCTCAACTCAATAG ACATTTACGTCGACATGAAAAGCCCGGTCCTACAAAGTGTGATAAATGTTCAGAGATTTTCGACGATTATGGCTCGTTTTGTAATCATCGTATAGCCACTCACGGAGAGTGGCAGCCTCATCGGTGCAAGGGTTGCAATCAAGG GTATCAAAGCGAGCAACAGTTGCAAAAGCATTTGACTAGGTGCAAGGTCGCCATGAAGATGAGAACTATGAGCACTGATGCTATGGATATTTCAATGGAGGACGTGGAAACGA gtGATCTAACTTATTTAATCAATACGTGA